From Sphingomonas sp. Leaf357, the proteins below share one genomic window:
- a CDS encoding homocysteine S-methyltransferase family protein, whose protein sequence is MNIREKFLAEAAKRVLITDGAFGTEIQNWKLNEADYAGDLGLAKDQKGNNDILALTKPEVPETITREYLEAGSDIVSTNTFSANLISQADYAAEHLVKEINLASAQIARRLADEYAAKDGRPRFVAGAIGPTNKTLSLSPDVNDPGFREIDFDYLKTVYREQIDALIEGGVDFILIETVFDTLNAKAGIMAALEASHDLGRDVPIMMSMTLTDLSGRNLSGHTVEAFWHAVRHARPVTIGLNCSFGAEQLRPHVRTLSDIADTLIMVYPNAGLPNELGEYDEMPDTTAGLVLEWAQAGQVNVLGGCCGSTPAHIAAMAKAVAGLPARQVAQPAVRTKLAGLEPMTMAA, encoded by the coding sequence ATGAATATCCGAGAAAAATTCCTCGCCGAAGCGGCCAAGCGCGTGCTGATCACCGATGGCGCGTTCGGGACGGAGATCCAGAACTGGAAGCTGAACGAGGCGGATTATGCCGGCGATCTTGGCCTCGCCAAGGACCAGAAGGGCAATAACGACATCCTGGCGCTGACCAAGCCCGAGGTGCCGGAGACGATCACGCGCGAATATCTCGAGGCGGGATCGGACATCGTCTCGACCAACACCTTTTCCGCGAACCTGATCAGCCAGGCCGATTATGCCGCGGAGCATCTGGTGAAGGAGATTAACCTCGCCTCGGCGCAGATCGCGCGCCGGCTGGCCGACGAATATGCCGCGAAGGACGGGCGCCCGCGCTTCGTCGCCGGGGCGATCGGGCCGACCAACAAGACGCTGTCGCTGTCGCCCGACGTCAACGATCCGGGCTTTCGCGAGATCGATTTCGATTACCTCAAGACCGTGTACCGCGAGCAGATCGACGCGCTGATCGAGGGGGGCGTCGATTTCATCCTGATCGAGACGGTGTTCGATACGCTGAACGCCAAGGCCGGAATCATGGCCGCGCTGGAAGCGTCGCACGACCTTGGCCGCGACGTGCCGATCATGATGTCGATGACGCTGACCGACCTGTCCGGGCGCAACCTGTCGGGCCATACGGTCGAGGCGTTCTGGCACGCGGTGCGGCATGCCAGACCGGTGACGATCGGGCTGAACTGTTCGTTCGGGGCGGAGCAGTTGCGGCCGCATGTCCGCACGCTCTCCGACATCGCGGACACGCTGATCATGGTCTATCCCAATGCCGGCCTGCCCAACGAGCTGGGCGAATATGACGAGATGCCGGACACGACCGCCGGGCTGGTGCTGGAATGGGCGCAGGCCGGGCAGGTGAACGTGCTCGGCGGATGCTGCGGATCGACCCCGGCGCATATCGCGGCGATGGCCAAGGCGGTGGCTGGGTTGCCGGCGCGGCAGGTGGCGCAGCCGGCCGTGCGGACGAAGCTTGCCGGGCTGGAGCCGATGACGATGGCGGCGTAA
- a CDS encoding protein-disulfide reductase DsbD family protein: MRAFWVMIVTVLAVFAAPASAEGPGALGAGPHLAIRLVAETARPKAGSEVTLALDTRPQKDWHGYWSNPGDAGFPAKLDWTLPQGVTAGAPVYPVPGTLLIAGLMNYVYETPYAPLVTLKVPAGLAVGTKLPVRLKMDYLVCTSTVCVPERAELATDLVVGDGSVAPDVRAEFDAWRRAIPRPLDAKATLQVENGKATIAVPYPAGAPLADAYFFPLTTGVIDYAAPQTVTREGDRLVISTKATNGGVPIEGVLRIGKDQALAVSAVPGTVAAGDAPASEGWLLGALIAFAGAVLGGLILNVMPCVFPILSLKALSLARGHLDEGAARREALAYAAGVIAVCLALGGLILGLRAGGSAVGWAFQLQDPRVVVLLLLLTVAIALNLAGLFEIPTPRFVNQAGGVGGAFATGALAAFIATPCTGPFMGAALGAALVLPWAAALAVFAGLGLGLALPFLALGFVPSMRRLLPKPGAWMETFRHVLSVPMWLTALALAWVLGRQAGVDGLTLGLGAALAVALVLWVSGRRQARGLGFGIIGAIVLVAVGVASAALVHPAPAQAAQATGAEAFSEKKLADLRAQGRPVFAYFTADWCLTCKVNEAAAIDTDATRAAFARNNVAVLVGDWTDGDATLGRFIEQHNRAGVPLYLYYAPGAKAPQVLPQILTPGILAGLAS; this comes from the coding sequence ATGCGCGCGTTTTGGGTCATGATTGTGACGGTGCTGGCCGTTTTCGCCGCACCCGCCTCGGCGGAAGGCCCGGGCGCGCTGGGGGCGGGGCCGCATCTCGCGATCCGGCTGGTGGCGGAAACCGCCCGGCCCAAGGCGGGAAGCGAGGTGACGCTGGCGCTCGACACGCGGCCGCAAAAGGATTGGCACGGTTACTGGTCGAACCCCGGCGATGCCGGGTTTCCGGCGAAGCTGGACTGGACCCTGCCGCAGGGCGTGACGGCCGGTGCGCCGGTCTATCCGGTGCCGGGCACGCTGCTGATCGCCGGGCTGATGAACTATGTCTACGAGACGCCCTATGCGCCGCTGGTGACGCTGAAGGTGCCGGCGGGACTCGCGGTGGGCACGAAGCTGCCGGTGCGGCTGAAGATGGATTACCTCGTCTGTACCAGCACGGTGTGCGTGCCGGAGCGGGCGGAACTGGCGACCGATCTGGTGGTCGGCGACGGTTCGGTCGCGCCGGACGTGCGGGCCGAATTCGATGCCTGGCGGCGTGCGATCCCCAGACCGCTGGATGCCAAGGCGACGTTGCAGGTCGAGAATGGCAAGGCGACGATCGCGGTGCCGTATCCGGCCGGCGCGCCGCTGGCCGACGCCTATTTCTTCCCGCTGACCACCGGCGTGATCGATTACGCCGCGCCGCAGACGGTGACGCGCGAGGGCGACCGGCTGGTGATCTCGACCAAGGCGACGAACGGCGGCGTGCCGATCGAGGGCGTGTTGCGGATCGGCAAGGATCAGGCGCTGGCGGTGTCGGCGGTGCCGGGCACGGTGGCCGCGGGCGATGCTCCGGCGAGCGAAGGCTGGTTGCTGGGCGCGCTGATCGCGTTCGCCGGCGCGGTGCTGGGCGGGTTGATCCTGAACGTGATGCCGTGCGTGTTTCCGATCCTGAGCCTCAAGGCGCTGAGCCTCGCGCGCGGGCATCTCGACGAGGGCGCGGCGCGGCGCGAGGCGCTGGCCTATGCGGCGGGCGTGATCGCGGTGTGCCTGGCGCTGGGCGGGCTGATCCTGGGCCTGCGCGCCGGGGGCAGTGCGGTCGGCTGGGCGTTCCAGTTGCAGGATCCGCGCGTGGTGGTGCTGCTCCTGCTGCTGACCGTGGCGATCGCGCTCAATCTGGCCGGACTGTTCGAGATCCCGACGCCGCGCTTCGTCAATCAGGCGGGCGGCGTCGGCGGGGCGTTCGCGACCGGCGCGCTGGCGGCGTTCATCGCCACGCCGTGCACCGGGCCGTTCATGGGCGCGGCGCTGGGCGCGGCCCTGGTGCTGCCCTGGGCGGCGGCCTTGGCGGTGTTCGCGGGGCTGGGGCTGGGGCTGGCCTTGCCGTTCCTGGCGCTCGGTTTCGTGCCGAGCATGCGGCGGCTTCTGCCCAAGCCGGGGGCGTGGATGGAGACGTTCCGGCATGTGCTGAGCGTGCCGATGTGGCTGACGGCGCTGGCGCTCGCATGGGTGCTGGGGCGGCAGGCCGGGGTGGACGGGCTGACGCTTGGGCTGGGCGCGGCGCTGGCGGTGGCGTTGGTGCTGTGGGTTTCGGGGCGGCGGCAGGCGCGGGGACTGGGCTTCGGCATCATCGGCGCGATCGTATTGGTCGCGGTCGGAGTCGCCTCGGCAGCGCTGGTGCACCCGGCGCCGGCGCAGGCCGCGCAAGCCACGGGTGCCGAGGCGTTCAGCGAGAAGAAGCTCGCCGACCTGCGCGCGCAGGGCCGGCCGGTATTCGCCTATTTCACCGCCGATTGGTGCCTGACGTGCAAGGTCAACGAGGCGGCGGCGATCGATACGGACGCCACTCGCGCGGCGTTCGCCAGGAACAACGTGGCGGTGCTGGTCGGCGACTGGACGGACGGCGACGCGACGCTCGGGCGGTTCATCGAGCAGCATAACCGCGCGGGTGTGCCGCTGTACCTGTATTATGCGCCGGGGGCGAAGGCACCGCAGGTGTTGCCGCAGATCCTGACGCCGGGAATTCTGGCGGGGCTCGCTTCCTAG
- a CDS encoding ArsR/SmtB family transcription factor, with amino-acid sequence MTLALDIFRALADATRLRILALLRSMELSVGELAQVLGQSQPRVSRHVKILCDAGLAERRKEGSWVFVGVGSAAKVAPVVAALDAWNGIEPDHWAVADAARLAAVRADRAASAAMWFEANAGQWDAIRSLHVAEEQVEAAISDVLGEAPIGRLIDIGTGTGRMLELFAGRAKYALGIDRSSEMLRLARAKLSERGLVNAELRQADLYALPLGDDEADAAIIHHVLHFAQQPGAAIAEAARVLSPGGRLLIADFASHDREDLRARDAHTRLGFSDEQIAVWFASAGLAPARTETLEGGELTVKLWLGRKLGSPLHEVKAA; translated from the coding sequence ATGACCCTGGCCCTCGACATCTTCCGCGCGCTTGCCGATGCGACGCGGCTGCGCATCCTGGCGCTGCTGCGCTCGATGGAGCTGTCGGTCGGTGAATTGGCACAGGTTCTGGGCCAGAGCCAGCCACGGGTGTCGCGCCATGTGAAGATCCTGTGCGACGCGGGTCTCGCGGAGCGGCGCAAGGAGGGCAGCTGGGTGTTCGTCGGCGTCGGCAGCGCGGCCAAGGTCGCGCCGGTCGTCGCCGCGCTGGACGCCTGGAACGGGATCGAGCCGGACCATTGGGCGGTGGCCGATGCGGCGCGGCTGGCGGCGGTGCGCGCCGATCGCGCAGCGTCGGCGGCGATGTGGTTCGAGGCGAATGCGGGGCAATGGGACGCGATCCGGTCGCTGCACGTCGCCGAAGAGCAGGTCGAGGCGGCAATTTCCGATGTGCTGGGGGAGGCCCCGATCGGGCGGCTGATCGATATCGGCACCGGCACCGGGCGGATGCTCGAACTGTTCGCGGGGCGTGCGAAATATGCGCTGGGAATCGATCGGTCGTCGGAAATGCTGCGGCTGGCGCGGGCCAAGCTGTCCGAACGCGGCCTCGTCAATGCCGAACTGCGTCAGGCCGATCTCTACGCGCTGCCGCTGGGCGACGACGAGGCGGATGCGGCGATCATCCACCACGTGCTGCATTTCGCGCAACAGCCCGGCGCCGCGATCGCCGAGGCGGCGCGGGTGCTCAGCCCCGGCGGCCGGCTGCTGATCGCGGATTTCGCCAGCCACGACCGCGAGGATCTACGCGCGCGCGATGCGCATACCCGCCTCGGTTTTTCGGACGAGCAGATCGCCGTCTGGTTCGCCAGCGCGGGCCTCGCGCCGGCGCGGACCGAGACGCTCGAGGGCGGTGAACTGACGGTGAAATTGTGGCTCGGGCGCAAGCTCGGGTCGCCGCTACATGAGGTGAAGGCAGCGTGA
- the metF gene encoding methylenetetrahydrofolate reductase [NAD(P)H]: MVSVKDMQEARRALATPMFADVGGSDARVSFEFFPPKTEKMEETLWESVQTLSPLGPRFVSVTYGAGGTTRERTHATVARIARDTNIPAAAHLTCVEATRKEIDAVANDYWEAGVRHIVALRGDPPVAGAKFQSPVGGYENAAALVAGLRKLHPFEISVAAYPECHPDSPDPVADLDNLKRKLDAGASRAITQFFHEAETFFRYRDAVAKAGIDAEIVPGIMPIMNFGAVQRMSAMCGTVVPSWMGTLFEGLDDHPAARQLVSATIAAELCRRLYAGGVRDFHFYTLNRAELSFAICHLLGIRAKGVERAEAA; this comes from the coding sequence ATGGTTTCGGTCAAGGACATGCAGGAAGCGCGACGCGCTCTGGCGACTCCGATGTTCGCGGACGTCGGCGGCAGCGATGCTCGGGTGAGTTTCGAATTCTTTCCGCCCAAGACCGAGAAGATGGAAGAGACGCTGTGGGAATCGGTGCAGACGCTGAGCCCGCTCGGTCCGCGCTTCGTGTCCGTGACGTACGGGGCGGGCGGCACGACGCGCGAGCGGACGCACGCCACGGTGGCGCGGATCGCGCGCGACACGAACATCCCGGCGGCGGCGCACCTGACCTGCGTCGAGGCGACGCGCAAGGAGATCGACGCGGTCGCCAACGATTACTGGGAGGCCGGCGTGCGCCACATCGTCGCGCTGCGCGGCGATCCGCCGGTGGCGGGCGCGAAGTTCCAGTCGCCGGTCGGCGGGTATGAGAATGCGGCGGCTTTGGTCGCGGGCCTGCGCAAGCTGCACCCGTTCGAGATCTCGGTCGCGGCCTACCCCGAATGCCACCCGGATTCACCCGATCCGGTGGCGGACCTCGACAATCTCAAGCGCAAGCTCGACGCCGGCGCGAGCCGCGCGATCACGCAATTCTTCCATGAAGCGGAGACGTTCTTCCGGTATCGCGACGCCGTGGCCAAGGCCGGGATCGATGCCGAGATCGTGCCGGGGATCATGCCGATCATGAATTTCGGCGCGGTGCAGCGCATGTCGGCGATGTGCGGCACGGTGGTACCATCCTGGATGGGGACTTTGTTCGAGGGGCTGGACGATCATCCGGCGGCGCGGCAACTGGTGTCGGCGACGATCGCGGCGGAACTGTGCCGGCGGCTCTATGCCGGCGGCGTGCGGGATTTCCATTTCTACACGCTCAACCGCGCGGAACTCAGTTTCGCGATCTGCCATCTGCTCGGGATCCGGGCGAAGGGTGTGGAGCGGGCCGAGGCGGCGTAG
- the metH gene encoding methionine synthase, translated as MTTNSSANFVNIGERTNVTGSARFKKLIMAGDYPAAVEVALQQVESGAQVLDVNMDEGLLDAEYAMTTFLKLIAAEPDIARIPFMVDSSKWSVIEAGLKCVSGKPIVNSISMKEGEEQFLEHARKCRNYGAAVVVMAFDEVGQADTKARKVEICERAYKLLLGIGFPPEDIIFDPNVFAVATGIEEHNNYGVDFIEACAEIKARCPHVHISGGLSNLSFSFRGNEPVRRAMHSVFLYYAIPQGMDMAIVNAGQLDVYDTIDPELRTACEDVILNKDPDATERLIALAERYKGTDAVAEKAAAEWRSLPVAKRLEYALVKGIDAHVVDDTEECRQLFDRPIEVIEGPLMDGMNVVGDLFGSGKMFLPQVVKSARVMKKAVAHLLPFIEAAKEPGARGKGKIIMATVKGDVHDIGKNIVGVVLQCNGFDVVDMGVMVAWPDILKAANENDADMIGLSGLITPSLDEMVTVAEEMKRAGMTMPLLIGGATTSKVHTALRISPAYDGPVVHVLDASRAVGVASTLVSDTIRDDFVKKTSDEYEAVRLARANKGQNDLLPLAKARANPFVADMALKPAAPLKPGVHVFRDWDLKDLRELIDWTPFFRAWELAGNYPAILTDPVVGESATSLFADAQAMLDRIVNEKWLTARGVCGLWSCARHDDDVIVDLKGDFNAEELRGLDMLNLVEGTDVVRLPFLRQQIAKREGRANMCLADFVDPKGDWIGGFAVSIHGIEPHLARFKAGIDDYSDILLKALADRLAEAFAERLHQHVRQELWGYAPDEQLTNEALIREQYRGIRPAPGYPACPEHSLKIQLFEMLDAHKATGATLTESFAMLPTAAVSGFYFGHPQAEYFGVARIGPDQVEDYAARRGVDLPTAQRWLRPNLD; from the coding sequence ATGACCACCAATTCCTCCGCCAATTTCGTCAATATCGGCGAGCGCACCAACGTCACCGGCTCCGCGCGCTTCAAGAAGCTGATCATGGCGGGCGACTATCCGGCCGCGGTCGAGGTGGCGTTGCAGCAGGTGGAGAGCGGCGCCCAGGTGCTAGACGTCAACATGGACGAGGGGCTGCTCGACGCCGAATACGCCATGACCACGTTCCTGAAGCTGATCGCGGCGGAACCGGACATCGCGCGCATCCCGTTCATGGTCGACAGCTCCAAGTGGAGCGTGATCGAGGCGGGGCTGAAATGCGTCAGCGGCAAGCCGATCGTCAATTCGATCAGCATGAAGGAAGGCGAAGAGCAGTTCCTGGAACATGCCCGCAAGTGCAGGAATTACGGGGCGGCCGTCGTCGTGATGGCGTTCGACGAGGTGGGCCAGGCGGACACCAAGGCGCGCAAGGTCGAGATCTGCGAGCGCGCCTACAAGTTGCTCCTCGGCATCGGCTTCCCGCCCGAGGACATCATCTTCGACCCCAACGTGTTCGCGGTGGCGACGGGGATCGAGGAGCACAACAATTACGGCGTGGATTTCATCGAGGCGTGCGCCGAGATCAAGGCACGCTGCCCGCACGTGCACATCTCGGGCGGGCTTTCCAACCTGAGCTTCAGCTTCCGCGGCAACGAGCCGGTGCGCCGCGCGATGCACTCGGTGTTCCTCTATTACGCCATCCCGCAGGGCATGGACATGGCGATCGTCAATGCGGGGCAACTCGACGTGTACGACACGATCGACCCCGAACTGCGCACCGCCTGCGAGGATGTGATCCTCAACAAGGATCCGGACGCGACCGAGCGGCTGATCGCGCTGGCCGAACGCTACAAGGGTACCGATGCGGTGGCCGAGAAGGCGGCGGCGGAATGGCGTTCGCTGCCGGTCGCCAAGCGGCTGGAATATGCTTTGGTCAAGGGCATCGACGCGCATGTCGTGGACGATACCGAGGAATGCCGGCAGCTTTTCGACCGCCCGATCGAGGTGATCGAGGGGCCGTTGATGGACGGCATGAACGTGGTCGGCGACCTGTTCGGATCGGGCAAGATGTTCCTGCCGCAGGTCGTGAAAAGCGCGCGCGTGATGAAGAAGGCGGTGGCGCATCTGCTGCCCTTCATCGAGGCGGCGAAGGAGCCCGGCGCGCGCGGCAAGGGCAAGATCATCATGGCGACCGTGAAGGGCGACGTGCACGATATCGGCAAGAACATCGTCGGCGTCGTCCTGCAGTGCAACGGCTTCGATGTCGTCGACATGGGCGTGATGGTGGCGTGGCCGGATATCCTGAAGGCGGCGAACGAGAACGATGCCGACATGATCGGTCTGTCGGGCCTCATCACGCCGTCGCTGGACGAGATGGTCACGGTGGCGGAGGAGATGAAGCGCGCCGGGATGACGATGCCGTTGCTGATCGGCGGCGCGACGACCAGCAAGGTGCACACCGCGCTGCGCATCTCGCCGGCATATGACGGGCCGGTGGTGCACGTGCTGGACGCGAGCCGAGCGGTGGGCGTGGCATCGACCCTGGTGTCGGACACGATCCGCGACGATTTCGTCAAGAAGACTTCGGACGAGTATGAGGCGGTGCGCCTGGCGCGGGCCAACAAGGGGCAGAACGATCTGCTGCCGCTGGCCAAGGCGCGCGCCAATCCGTTCGTCGCGGACATGGCGCTGAAGCCGGCCGCGCCGCTGAAGCCGGGCGTGCACGTGTTCCGCGACTGGGATCTGAAGGATCTGCGCGAGCTGATCGACTGGACGCCGTTCTTCCGCGCCTGGGAACTGGCGGGGAATTATCCGGCGATCCTGACCGACCCGGTGGTCGGCGAGAGCGCGACGTCGCTGTTCGCCGATGCGCAGGCGATGCTCGACAGGATCGTGAACGAGAAGTGGCTGACGGCGCGGGGCGTTTGCGGCCTGTGGTCCTGCGCGCGGCACGACGACGACGTGATCGTGGACCTGAAGGGCGATTTCAACGCCGAGGAACTGCGCGGGCTCGACATGCTCAACCTGGTGGAGGGCACGGACGTGGTGCGCCTGCCGTTCCTGCGCCAGCAGATCGCCAAGCGGGAAGGGCGGGCGAACATGTGCCTGGCCGATTTCGTCGATCCCAAGGGTGACTGGATCGGCGGGTTCGCGGTGTCGATCCACGGCATCGAGCCGCATCTGGCGCGCTTCAAGGCGGGGATCGACGATTATTCCGACATCCTGCTGAAGGCGCTGGCGGACCGGCTGGCCGAGGCGTTCGCGGAACGGCTGCACCAGCATGTCCGGCAGGAACTGTGGGGCTATGCGCCCGACGAGCAACTGACCAACGAAGCGCTGATCCGCGAGCAATATCGCGGCATCCGTCCGGCACCGGGCTATCCGGCCTGCCCGGAGCACAGCCTGAAGATCCAGCTGTTCGAGATGCTCGACGCGCACAAGGCGACCGGCGCGACGCTGACCGAGAGCTTCGCGATGCTGCCGACGGCGGCGGTGAGCGGTTTCTATTTCGGGCACCCGCAGGCGGAATATTTCGGCGTGGCGCGGATCGGCCCGGATCAGGTCGAGGATTATGCCGCGCGGCGCGGGGTCGACCTGCCCACCGCACAACGCTGGTTGCGGCCGAATCTGGATTAA
- a CDS encoding right-handed parallel beta-helix repeat-containing protein, with product MRRMLPLFAIALGASASAQTHRAPFTIAETGRGFATLDEAVQAVRMGTATILIAPGTYRECTVQAGGRITFKAVTPGTAIFDGTVCEDKAAFVLRGNGSVVDGLVFRGFSVSDGNGAGIRAEMGDLTVRNSMFLDSQEGILGGEPRGQRIVIDRSTFSGLGQCDQAVNCSHAIYLGNNGSVTITNSRFERGTGGHYVKLRVPNVTISGNSFDDTRGTRTNYMIDLPEGATGVIAGNTFVQGRAKENAGALIVVGAEARTYPSAGLNIADNDARMAPGARGNPAFVADYSHARLAIGANRLGPGIRAFETR from the coding sequence ATGCGCCGAATGCTCCCCTTGTTCGCCATCGCCCTCGGCGCGTCCGCCTCCGCCCAGACGCACCGCGCGCCCTTCACGATCGCCGAGACCGGCAGGGGCTTCGCCACCCTCGATGAGGCGGTGCAAGCGGTGCGGATGGGGACGGCGACGATCCTGATCGCGCCGGGCACCTATCGCGAATGCACCGTGCAGGCGGGCGGGCGGATCACGTTCAAGGCGGTCACGCCCGGCACGGCGATCTTCGACGGCACGGTGTGCGAGGACAAGGCCGCGTTCGTGCTGCGCGGCAACGGATCGGTGGTCGACGGGCTGGTGTTCCGCGGCTTCAGCGTGAGCGACGGCAACGGCGCCGGCATCCGCGCCGAGATGGGCGACCTGACCGTGCGCAATTCCATGTTTCTCGACAGCCAGGAGGGGATCCTCGGCGGAGAGCCGCGCGGGCAGCGGATCGTGATCGATCGCTCGACCTTTTCCGGCCTTGGCCAATGCGACCAGGCGGTGAATTGCAGCCACGCAATCTATCTCGGCAACAATGGATCGGTGACGATCACCAATTCGCGTTTCGAACGCGGCACCGGCGGGCATTACGTCAAGCTGCGCGTGCCCAACGTGACGATCAGCGGCAACAGCTTCGACGATACCCGCGGCACCAGGACCAATTACATGATCGACCTGCCGGAGGGCGCGACCGGGGTGATCGCCGGCAACACCTTCGTGCAGGGCCGGGCGAAAGAGAATGCCGGCGCGCTGATCGTCGTCGGGGCCGAGGCCAGGACCTATCCGTCGGCGGGCCTGAACATCGCGGACAACGACGCGCGGATGGCCCCGGGTGCGCGCGGCAATCCGGCGTTCGTGGCGGATTACAGCCATGCGCGGCTGGCGATCGGGGCGAACCGGCTGGGGCCGGGGATCAGGGCGTTCGAGACGCGGTAG
- a CDS encoding alkaline phosphatase family protein, with amino-acid sequence MALKLKVPASLAAIIAITLAGTAVFAQSAPAPAPTPAPAPAPRGAPKLIVVVSVDQFSADLFGEYRKSYDDGFAKLMQGGVFPSGYQSHAATETCPGHSTITTGYRPAHTGIIANNWVDQSAPRKDKTVYCAEDESVFGTDSSNYTVSDKHLLVPTLGERMKAADPRTRVVSVAGKDRAAVMMGGHTVDELWWWNGKAFVSYAGRATPAVVTRANTALAAVLAKPQPALPIPASCGARDKAVALGGGKSVGTGHFDRAAGDAKAFRASPAFDTGIFALAAGLVQDMKLGQGPQTDIITVGASATDYIGHTYGTEGVEMCIQMTELDRNLGGFLDVLDASGVDYEVALTADHGGNDLPEREILSNIPEAQRADVALAPAVIGKAIGEKLGLTTPVLFGDIPNGDVWISTAITPAQRTAVQAEAIARYKALPQVAAVLTAAQIAATPMPSGAPETWSLIQKARASFYARRSGDLIVFLKPRVTPIPNPGGGYVATHGSPYDYDRRVPILFWRKGMTGFEHPAGVETVDIAPTLAHTIGLKVPGVDGRCLDLKAGGAPCK; translated from the coding sequence GTGGCCCTAAAACTGAAAGTGCCCGCCAGCCTGGCCGCCATCATCGCCATTACGCTGGCCGGAACGGCGGTCTTCGCGCAAAGCGCCCCGGCACCCGCGCCGACCCCTGCCCCCGCCCCCGCCCCCAGGGGCGCGCCCAAGCTGATCGTCGTCGTCTCGGTCGATCAATTCTCCGCCGATCTGTTCGGCGAATACCGCAAGAGCTACGACGACGGCTTCGCCAAGCTGATGCAGGGCGGCGTGTTCCCCTCGGGCTATCAGAGCCACGCCGCGACGGAGACCTGCCCCGGCCACTCCACGATCACTACCGGATATCGCCCGGCGCATACCGGCATCATCGCCAACAATTGGGTGGATCAAAGCGCGCCGCGCAAGGACAAGACGGTCTATTGCGCCGAGGACGAGAGCGTTTTCGGCACCGATTCGTCCAACTATACCGTGTCCGACAAGCATCTGCTCGTGCCGACGCTCGGCGAACGCATGAAGGCGGCCGATCCGCGCACCCGGGTCGTATCGGTCGCGGGCAAGGATCGCGCGGCGGTGATGATGGGCGGCCACACGGTCGACGAACTCTGGTGGTGGAACGGCAAGGCGTTCGTCAGCTACGCCGGCCGCGCGACGCCGGCGGTGGTGACGCGCGCCAACACCGCGCTCGCCGCCGTGCTGGCCAAACCGCAGCCGGCCTTGCCGATCCCCGCCAGTTGCGGTGCCCGCGACAAGGCGGTCGCGCTCGGCGGCGGCAAGTCCGTCGGCACCGGGCATTTCGACCGTGCCGCCGGCGACGCCAAGGCCTTCCGCGCCTCGCCCGCCTTCGATACCGGCATCTTCGCGCTCGCCGCCGGGCTGGTGCAGGACATGAAGCTGGGCCAGGGGCCGCAGACCGACATCATCACCGTCGGAGCCTCAGCCACCGACTATATCGGCCACACCTACGGCACCGAGGGGGTCGAGATGTGCATCCAGATGACCGAACTCGATCGCAATCTGGGCGGCTTCCTCGACGTGCTCGACGCGAGCGGCGTCGATTACGAGGTCGCGCTGACCGCCGATCATGGCGGCAACGACCTGCCCGAACGCGAAATCCTGTCGAACATTCCCGAGGCGCAGCGCGCCGACGTCGCGCTCGCGCCTGCCGTGATCGGCAAGGCGATCGGCGAGAAGCTCGGCCTTACCACGCCGGTGCTGTTCGGCGACATCCCGAATGGCGACGTGTGGATCTCAACCGCGATCACGCCGGCGCAGCGCACGGCCGTGCAGGCCGAGGCGATCGCGCGTTACAAGGCGCTGCCGCAGGTCGCCGCCGTGCTGACCGCCGCGCAGATCGCCGCCACGCCGATGCCGAGCGGCGCGCCCGAAACGTGGAGCCTGATCCAGAAGGCCCGCGCCTCGTTTTACGCCCGCCGCTCGGGCGACCTGATCGTATTCCTCAAGCCGCGCGTCACGCCGATCCCGAACCCCGGCGGCGGCTATGTCGCGACTCACGGCAGCCCCTATGATTACGATCGTCGCGTGCCGATCCTGTTCTGGCGCAAGGGCATGACGGGGTTCGAACATCCCGCCGGCGTCGAAACGGTCGATATCGCGCCGACCTTGGCCCATACGATCGGCCTGAAAGTGCCGGGCGTGGACGGCAGGTGCCTGGATCTGAAGGCCGGAGGCGCGCCGTGCAAATGA
- a CDS encoding excalibur calcium-binding domain-containing protein: MNQRFIITTFAACIFMFAAIFALTAPASLPRPAAKADAAPASPEAVMYADCNAVRAANAAPLRAGQPGYRPALDANMNGVACETVGGAPAPAVVGTSPSTAAPPPADVAPPADFAPQPPVEAPSPPSQQRAEPITLT, translated from the coding sequence GTGAACCAGCGTTTCATCATCACCACCTTCGCCGCCTGCATCTTCATGTTCGCCGCGATCTTCGCGTTGACCGCGCCCGCATCGCTGCCGCGACCGGCGGCAAAGGCGGATGCCGCTCCCGCCTCCCCCGAAGCGGTGATGTATGCCGATTGCAACGCGGTGCGCGCCGCCAACGCGGCTCCCCTGCGCGCCGGTCAGCCGGGGTATCGCCCGGCGCTGGATGCCAACATGAACGGCGTCGCCTGCGAGACCGTCGGTGGCGCGCCCGCACCCGCTGTCGTCGGCACCTCGCCCTCCACCGCCGCCCCGCCCCCGGCCGATGTCGCGCCCCCAGCCGATTTCGCGCCGCAGCCGCCGGTCGAGGCTCCGAGCCCGCCGTCGCAGCAGCGGGCCGAACCGATCACGCTGACCTGA